One genomic segment of Bacteroidia bacterium includes these proteins:
- a CDS encoding GIY-YIG nuclease family protein gives MTPIHIYILFSVRADKFYIGRAQNPWKRLEMHNNGEMEKFTGKYKDWQLLAVFEVRGSSGDAEKIERYLKTQAEEELIVKMVKPDYTPKGPLEKLYRVER, from the coding sequence ATGACTCCTATCCACATCTACATCCTCTTCTCTGTCCGTGCTGATAAATTTTACATTGGCAGAGCGCAGAACCCGTGGAAGCGCCTTGAAATGCATAACAACGGGGAAATGGAAAAGTTTACGGGGAAATACAAAGACTGGCAATTGCTGGCCGTCTTCGAAGTACGGGGCAGCAGCGGCGACGCGGAAAAAATCGAACGATACCTTAAAACCCAGGCAGAGGAGGAACTGATTGTGAAAATGGTAAAACCTGACTATACCCCCAAGGGTCCTTTGGAAAAATTGTACCGGGTGGAACGCTGA
- a CDS encoding gliding motility-associated C-terminal domain-containing protein, which yields MHSILKYLIPVLLGILPAVLPAQTPACPSVVTGPNQTICSGCTNITATIQGTVATTGYTVASIPYSPYPYNVGTPILVGIDDVWSAVVNLPFCFEYYGNTYTQCLIGSNGLVSFDLANANGYNTWPISTAMPSNMDPDMLNCIMGPWHDIDPGVGGTIYWQIGGTAPCRYLVVSFYQIPMFSCNNLIATHQTVLYETTNVIDIYIQNKPTCTTWNGGAAIEGLNNQTGTAGVIVPGRNFPTQWNAANDAQRFTPNGAPQYTFSWLDGNNNVVGNTPTLNVCPTTTTTYTAVVTNQTCSGTITVTATTTVTVGGLQIATVSTPSSCSGNTGTATATPTGPGPFTYLWSPGNQTGQTATGLSSGVYTVTISDPNGCTGTATVTVGNPGNISTAVANQTNIPCFGQNNGSINITVTGGTGPFNYNWSPSGGTTTNATGLSAGTYTFTVTDANGCTSSQTITITQPPQLTLNTTNTVPTACGQNNGSATVSAGGGNGAYTYNWAPNGGNGSSATGLGVGIYTITVTDANGCTATTTANIAPTNPAVATFSGIDTVGCAPLCVTFSNTSPSATTCMWDFGDGGNSTNCNPVYCYPVPGTYNVTLTITDASGCPGTVTHTAMVIVQPQPTANFSASPQPASVSNPTVYFTDGSSNATAWQWYFGDPNNSTSTQQNPSFTYSAPGTYTVTLIVTNGNCSDTIFLTVVVEEDFTFYAPNAITPNGDGNNQVFLPRGIMWDMGKYELYIYDRWGNRIFETTDPTLGWDGKVQGGSGRIVQEDVYVWKVIVYDHHAKKHEFVGHVSVIR from the coding sequence ATGCATAGCATCTTGAAATACCTGATCCCGGTGTTGCTGGGAATACTACCGGCAGTGTTGCCGGCTCAAACTCCTGCATGTCCGAGCGTGGTCACGGGGCCTAATCAAACGATCTGCAGCGGGTGTACCAATATTACAGCCACAATCCAGGGCACGGTAGCCACCACGGGATATACTGTTGCGTCAATTCCCTATAGTCCTTACCCGTATAATGTAGGCACACCCATTCTGGTTGGGATAGATGATGTATGGTCAGCGGTGGTAAACCTTCCATTCTGTTTCGAGTATTACGGAAATACCTACACACAATGTCTGATCGGATCCAACGGACTGGTATCATTCGATTTGGCGAATGCCAATGGCTACAATACATGGCCTATTTCCACCGCAATGCCTTCCAACATGGATCCGGATATGCTTAATTGCATTATGGGACCCTGGCATGATATTGATCCGGGCGTGGGCGGAACTATTTACTGGCAGATCGGCGGCACAGCTCCCTGCAGATATCTTGTAGTATCCTTCTACCAGATTCCGATGTTTTCCTGCAATAATCTCATTGCAACGCATCAGACTGTTTTATACGAAACAACCAATGTTATTGATATTTACATTCAGAACAAGCCCACCTGCACCACATGGAACGGAGGAGCGGCCATTGAAGGGTTGAATAACCAAACCGGCACGGCAGGGGTTATTGTACCCGGAAGAAATTTTCCCACGCAGTGGAATGCCGCCAACGATGCACAGCGTTTCACACCCAATGGCGCCCCGCAGTATACCTTTTCGTGGCTGGACGGGAATAACAATGTAGTGGGAAATACTCCCACCCTGAATGTTTGTCCCACCACTACCACTACCTACACCGCAGTAGTTACAAACCAAACCTGCAGCGGAACCATCACCGTAACGGCAACTACCACGGTTACGGTAGGCGGGCTTCAGATTGCCACAGTTTCCACACCCTCTTCCTGTTCAGGAAATACGGGCACGGCTACCGCAACGCCCACAGGGCCGGGACCCTTCACCTATCTGTGGTCACCGGGAAATCAAACCGGACAAACTGCCACAGGACTTTCTTCCGGAGTTTACACGGTAACGATTTCTGATCCCAACGGATGCACCGGTACGGCCACTGTAACGGTGGGTAATCCGGGGAACATTTCCACAGCGGTAGCTAACCAAACTAATATTCCCTGCTTCGGACAAAACAACGGCAGTATAAATATTACGGTAACCGGAGGCACAGGTCCCTTCAATTACAACTGGAGTCCTTCAGGCGGAACAACAACCAACGCCACAGGACTTAGTGCCGGCACTTACACATTCACGGTTACCGATGCCAACGGATGTACCTCATCGCAAACAATTACCATCACCCAACCTCCGCAATTAACCCTGAACACCACCAACACCGTTCCCACAGCCTGCGGGCAAAACAACGGCTCTGCAACGGTTTCTGCGGGTGGTGGGAATGGTGCTTACACTTATAACTGGGCGCCAAATGGCGGAAATGGCAGCAGCGCAACAGGCCTAGGCGTGGGTATTTATACCATTACTGTTACGGATGCTAATGGATGCACTGCTACCACCACTGCCAACATTGCACCAACCAATCCGGCGGTGGCGACGTTCTCAGGAATCGACACGGTGGGATGCGCACCTTTGTGTGTAACGTTCTCGAACACCTCCCCTTCAGCAACCACCTGTATGTGGGATTTTGGCGATGGCGGAAATTCCACGAACTGCAATCCCGTTTACTGCTACCCTGTTCCGGGAACTTATAATGTAACACTAACCATCACCGACGCATCGGGATGTCCGGGAACCGTAACGCATACCGCTATGGTGATCGTGCAGCCTCAGCCCACGGCGAATTTCTCCGCGAGTCCGCAGCCTGCTTCAGTAAGCAATCCTACGGTTTATTTCACTGACGGCAGCAGCAATGCCACGGCCTGGCAATGGTACTTTGGTGATCCGAATAATTCTACCTCTACCCAGCAGAATCCAAGTTTCACATACAGCGCACCCGGCACATACACCGTAACCCTGATTGTGACGAACGGAAATTGCTCAGATACCATTTTCCTTACGGTAGTAGTGGAGGAAGATTTCACATTCTATGCTCCGAATGCCATCACGCCAAATGGCGACGGCAACAATCAGGTATTTCTTCCCAGGGGAATTATGTGGGATATGGGGAAATATGAACTCTACATCTATGACCGCTGGGGCAATCGCATTTTTGAAACAACAGACCCCACGCTGGGGTGGGACGGAAAAGTTCAGGGCGGATCAGGGAGGATCGTTCAGGAGGACGTGTACGTATGGAAAGTAATCGTATATGACCACCATGCGAAGAAACATGAATTTGTGGGTCACGTGAGTGTGATCCGGTAG